A genomic window from Spodoptera frugiperda isolate SF20-4 chromosome 29, AGI-APGP_CSIRO_Sfru_2.0, whole genome shotgun sequence includes:
- the LOC118268509 gene encoding opsin Rh3 isoform X2, whose translation MKLSLLVAFISIVIICYSELTNQQPDLIQIENEIEKSYIEKVRELWNYEIKTKVQQMQLDRKKRSTNQSAVETAYRIASESEQRNLTDSANTSTVNKHAKLLANFKQNWPVSLWTQYGFFSDDYLDLINEHWLQFPPPSESLQKFLGGFYVMFSTIGCWGNIIVLLMYLRCRTLRTPGNILVANLALSDFLMLAKTPVFIFNSFNLGPALGKTGCVIYGFVGGLTGTTSIATLSAIALDRYWAVVRPLEPLRALTAIRARLLAIGAWLYACVFAIIPALDIGYGRYVPEGYLTSCSFDYLTEDFSPRCFIFVFFCAAWLAPFCTITFCYISIFRVVVFNTSMSYGNQDQRLSTRHVKERTKRKAEIKLAFLVMAVIALFFISWTPYAIVALLGISGKKDVLTPITSMIPALFCKTAACINPFIYIITHPKFRKEFKKLLFRDKSKRMGGTMKTIGYSTDTTRVHRPSKDLSDTDVEIVEMKDIPYRVDEKRELKVKTISSKVAERQDSQTSMSIKSLEDSVVSPPSWYTKPQFSKKKSFHRRSTRTNLSQTSDQED comes from the exons ATGAAACTAAGTTTATTGGTGGCTTTTATTTCCATTGTTATTATATGCTACAGTGAACTAACGAACCAACAGCCCGATCTAATTCAAATAGAAAACGAAATTGAAAAAAGTTACATAGAGAAAGTTCGGGAGTTATGGAATTatgaaatcaaaacaaaagttCAACAAATGCAATTAGATAGAAAAAAGCGATCCACAAACCAATCAGCCGTCGAAACTGCATATAGAATAGCGAGCGAGTCCGAACAGAGGAACCTTACCGATTCAGCCAACACTTCGACTGTGAACAAGCACGCGAAATTACTTGCAAATTTCAAGCAAAATTGGCCCGTATCTTTATGGACACAGTACGGATTTTTCTCTGACGACTATCTGGATTTGATCAACGAACACTGGCTACAATTTCCACCTCCTAGTGAATCGTTACAAAAGTTTTTAGGCGGGTTCTATGTTATGTTCTCTACAATTGGCTGCTGGGGCAATATCATCGTTTTACTTATGTATCTCAG ATGCCGCACGCTGCGTACTCCGGGGAACATCCTCGTGGCCAACCTGGCGCTCAGCGACTTTCTGATGCTCGCAAAAACGCcagtctttatttttaattcgtttAATCTCGGACCTGCACTTGGAAAAACTG gaTGCGTGATTTACGGCTTCGTGGGCGGTTTGACTGGCACCACGTCCATTGCCACGCTGTCGGCAATTGCACTGGATCGCTACTGGGCAGTCGTCCGACCTTTGGAACCACTACGTGCTCTGACAGCAATACGAGCTCGTTTACTAGCAATAGGTGCTTGGTTATATGCATGCGTCTTTGCAATAATCCCAGCTCTAGACATCGGCTATGGACGCTACGTTCCAGAAGGCTACTTGACGAGTTGTAGTTTTGACTATCTCACTGAAGACTTTTCGCCTCGATGCTTCATCTTCGTGTTCTTCTGTGCTGCGTGGCTTGCGCCATTCTGCACCATCACGTTTTGCTACATCAGTATATTTCGAGTCGTTGTTTTCAATACAAGTATGTCTTATGGCAACCAAGATCAACGGTTATCCACGAGACATGTGAAAGAGCGCACCAAACGAAAAGCTGAAATAAAATTAGCCTTTCTAGTTATGGCAGTTATAGCTCTATTTTTCATATCGTGGACACCATATGCCATTGTCGCTCTATTGGGCATTTCCGGTAAAAAGGACGTTTTGACTCCAATAACTTCAATGATTCCCGCATTGTTCTGCAAAACTGCCGCATGCATTaatccatttatttatattataactcaCCCAAAATTCCGTAAAGAATTCAAGAAATTGCTATTCAGGGATAAATCAAAGCGAATGGGTGGAACGATGAAAACGATAGGGTATTCCACTGATACCACCAGAGTACACCGACCAAGTAAAGATTTGAGTGACACAGATGTGGAAATAGTTGAAATGAAAGATATCCCATACCGGGTCGACGAGAAGCGTGAATTAAAAGTTAAGACAATATCATCGAAAGTGGCTGAGAGACAGGACTCCCAAACCAGTATGAGTATAAAAAGTTTAGAAGATAGCGTCGTAAGTCCACCTTCCTGGTACACTAAGCCACAATTCTCGAAAAAGAAAAGTTTCCATCGACGTTCTACACGCACCAATTTATCGCAAACTAGTGACCAGGAAGACTAG
- the LOC118268509 gene encoding opsin Rh3 isoform X1 yields MLNILIIALVAASNIVYCMNVDTTRVDKTYTVQLQSDKNKCIYCKIAKIVTLKPFKCHNDFLWRCLDDLKQWKRRRRSSDNFQNEFKNDHKKLKFADFGMNDLTSYHSSVDIVKTTASSVSDNKADLLKKFVKRWPVQRWHAFGLFTDDYLQQINSHWLQFPPPDTRIQYTFGITYIFLAGTGAFGNILVLLMYVRCRTLRTPGNILVANLALSDFLMLAKTPVFIFNSFNLGPALGKTGCVIYGFVGGLTGTTSIATLSAIALDRYWAVVRPLEPLRALTAIRARLLAIGAWLYACVFAIIPALDIGYGRYVPEGYLTSCSFDYLTEDFSPRCFIFVFFCAAWLAPFCTITFCYISIFRVVVFNTSMSYGNQDQRLSTRHVKERTKRKAEIKLAFLVMAVIALFFISWTPYAIVALLGISGKKDVLTPITSMIPALFCKTAACINPFIYIITHPKFRKEFKKLLFRDKSKRMGGTMKTIGYSTDTTRVHRPSKDLSDTDVEIVEMKDIPYRVDEKRELKVKTISSKVAERQDSQTSMSIKSLEDSVVSPPSWYTKPQFSKKKSFHRRSTRTNLSQTSDQED; encoded by the exons ATgttgaatatattaattatagctCTGGTCGCGGCTTCGAATATAGTGTATTGTATGAATGTGGACACAACACGAGTGGACAAAACGTACACGGTTCAGTTGCAAAGTGACAAAAATAAGTGCATATATTGTAAAATCGCAAAAATAGTGACATTGAAACCGTTCAAGTGTCATAACGACTTCCTGTGGCGTTGTTTGGATGATTTAAAACAGTGGAAGAGGCGGAGAAGAAGTTCTGACAACTttcaaaatgaatttaaaaacgATCACAAGAAATTGAAGTTCGCGGATTTTGGAATGAACGATTTGACTTCTTATCATAGTAGTGTAGATATTGTAAAGACAACGGCATCGAGTGTGTCCGATAATAAAGCGGATTTGTTAAAAAAGTTTGTGAAGAGATGGCCCGTGCAGAGATGGCACGCGTTCGGTTTGTTTACCGACGACTACCTGCAGCAGATCAACAGTCACTGGCTGCAGTTCCCTCCCCCTGATACACGTATACAGTACACATTTGGCATCACATATATATTTTTGGCGGGCACCGGAGCTTTCGGCAATATTCTTGTACTTCTTATGTATGTAAG ATGCCGCACGCTGCGTACTCCGGGGAACATCCTCGTGGCCAACCTGGCGCTCAGCGACTTTCTGATGCTCGCAAAAACGCcagtctttatttttaattcgtttAATCTCGGACCTGCACTTGGAAAAACTG gaTGCGTGATTTACGGCTTCGTGGGCGGTTTGACTGGCACCACGTCCATTGCCACGCTGTCGGCAATTGCACTGGATCGCTACTGGGCAGTCGTCCGACCTTTGGAACCACTACGTGCTCTGACAGCAATACGAGCTCGTTTACTAGCAATAGGTGCTTGGTTATATGCATGCGTCTTTGCAATAATCCCAGCTCTAGACATCGGCTATGGACGCTACGTTCCAGAAGGCTACTTGACGAGTTGTAGTTTTGACTATCTCACTGAAGACTTTTCGCCTCGATGCTTCATCTTCGTGTTCTTCTGTGCTGCGTGGCTTGCGCCATTCTGCACCATCACGTTTTGCTACATCAGTATATTTCGAGTCGTTGTTTTCAATACAAGTATGTCTTATGGCAACCAAGATCAACGGTTATCCACGAGACATGTGAAAGAGCGCACCAAACGAAAAGCTGAAATAAAATTAGCCTTTCTAGTTATGGCAGTTATAGCTCTATTTTTCATATCGTGGACACCATATGCCATTGTCGCTCTATTGGGCATTTCCGGTAAAAAGGACGTTTTGACTCCAATAACTTCAATGATTCCCGCATTGTTCTGCAAAACTGCCGCATGCATTaatccatttatttatattataactcaCCCAAAATTCCGTAAAGAATTCAAGAAATTGCTATTCAGGGATAAATCAAAGCGAATGGGTGGAACGATGAAAACGATAGGGTATTCCACTGATACCACCAGAGTACACCGACCAAGTAAAGATTTGAGTGACACAGATGTGGAAATAGTTGAAATGAAAGATATCCCATACCGGGTCGACGAGAAGCGTGAATTAAAAGTTAAGACAATATCATCGAAAGTGGCTGAGAGACAGGACTCCCAAACCAGTATGAGTATAAAAAGTTTAGAAGATAGCGTCGTAAGTCCACCTTCCTGGTACACTAAGCCACAATTCTCGAAAAAGAAAAGTTTCCATCGACGTTCTACACGCACCAATTTATCGCAAACTAGTGACCAGGAAGACTAG
- the LOC118268197 gene encoding methionyl-tRNA formyltransferase, mitochondrial, with amino-acid sequence MSMLLYFGEMIPNLSSHFLKTIFKRNYLFVRQYAATKSYKLLFFGSDGIALSSLRKINEFRKKENHLIDRLDLVTTNTKHKTDIIKYAEEENINTVPWPLDNLKPAEYDLGLIVAFGHLIKEDLLNKFPLGMVNVHPSLLPRWRGAAPIIHTLLHGDQVTGVTLMKIKADIFDVGEIISQIRVPVSEDIKLPELTEQLSEYGAEMLVECIRSLPTSLENAQPQSSEGVTYAKKIHKSISEVRWSTMTAVEVYNLYRAIYGVYPLTTTFKDKRMKLFEAFLNDNSIDHSDKPIGTIEYCDKTKAIRILCKDRRYIYFRSLRIVGKRQISALDFYNGYIKNIPTDKRECTVFRNQ; translated from the exons ATGTCAATGTTATTGTATTTTGGTGAAATGATTCCTAACCTATCATCTCACtttcttaaaactatttttaaaagaaattacttaTTTGTGAGACAGTATGCCGCCACAAAATCGTACAAACTTCTCTTTTTTGGATCAGATGGTATTGCACTTAGTAGTTTGCGAAAGATAAATGAATTCAG AAAAAAGGAGAATCACTTGATTGACCGATTGGACTTAGTTACTACGAATACTAAGCACAAAACAGATATAATAAAGTATGCtgaagaagaaaatataaatacagtACCATGGCCATTAGACAACTTAAAACCTGCTGAATATGACTTGGGATTAATAGTCGCATTTGGTCATCTGATTAAAGAAGATCTACTCAATAAGTTTCCTCT TGGTATGGTGAATGTGCACCCAAGTCTTCTGCCTCGATGGAGGGGAGCTGCTCCCATCATCCACACTCTGCTGCATGGAGACCAGGTCACAGGAGTCACGCTCATGAAGATTAAAGCTGATATCTTTGATGTGG GTGAAATAATAAGTCAAATAAGGGTACCAGTGTCCGAGGACATAAAACTACCAGAGCTGACTGAGCAACTATCAGAATATGGTGCTGAAATGCTGGTAGAATGTATTAGGAGTTTACCTACAAGCTTAGAAAATGCACAGCCACAAAGTTCAGAGGGAGTCACttatg CTAAGAAAATACACAAAAGCATAAGTGAAGTACGATGGTCCACGATGACAGCAGTTGAAGTGTACAATCTGTACCGCGCTATATATGGGGTGTACCCACTCACAACTACATTTAAAGATAAACGAATGAAACTATTTGAAGCATTTCTCAATGACAATAGCATAGACCATAGTGATAAACCAATCGGGACAATAGAATATTGTGATAAAACTAAAGCAATCAGAATATTATGTAAAGAccgaagatatatttattttagatctCTTAGGATAGTAGGCAAAAGGCAAATATCCGCCCTAGACTTTTATAAtggttatataaaaaatattcccaCAGATAAAAGAGAGTGTACAGTTTTTAGAAatcaataa